The following coding sequences lie in one Phacochoerus africanus isolate WHEZ1 chromosome 12, ROS_Pafr_v1, whole genome shotgun sequence genomic window:
- the AQP7 gene encoding aquaporin-7 isoform X4, producing the protein MVLGDKMGSYLGVNLGFGFGVTMGVHVAGNISGAHMNAAVTFTNCALGRMSWKKFPVYVLGQFLGSFLAAATVYCLFYGAIMEFSEGKLTVTGPTATANIFATYLPQHMTLWRGFLDEVILTGMLQLCLLAITDKENNPALQGTQAVVIGILVVIIGASMGMNSGYAINPSRDLPPRFFTFIAGWGTQVFSAGDWWWVPVVAPPLGAYLGAIIYLVFIGSSTRQEPQILENPLTYEDHRISVSRPPVTSTHNPVSVYPDTRSSVVSHP; encoded by the exons ATAAAATGGGGAGCTACCTTGGAGTCAACTTGGGTTTTGGCTTCGGAGTCACCATGGGAGTGCACGTGGCAGGGAACATCTCGG GGGCCCACATGAATGCAGCTGTTACCTTTACCAACTGTGCACTAGGCCGAATGTCCTGGAAGAAGTTTCCTGTGTACGTGCTGGGACAGTTCCTGGGCTCCTTCCTGGCTGCTGCCACTGTCTACTGCCTTTTCTATG GTGCCATTATGGAATTCTCGGAGGGGAAGCTGACAGTGACtggtcccacagccacagctaacaTTTTTGCCACCTATCTTCCTCAACACATGACATTGTGGAGGGGCTTCCTGGATGAG GTGATATTGACAGGGATGCTTCAGCTGTGTCTCTTGGCCATCACGGACAAGGAGAACAACCCAGCCCTGCAGGGGACACAGGCCGTGGTGATCGGCATCCTTGTAGTCATCATTGGCGCATCCATGGGCATGAACTCGGGCTATGCCATCAACCCATCCCGGGACCTGCCTCCCCGCTTCTTCACCTTCATTGCTGGCTGGGGCACACAGGTCTTCAG TGCCGGGGACTGGTGGTGGGTGCCAGTGGTGGCACCTCCCTTGGGTGCCTACTTAGGTGCCATCATCTACTTGGTCTTCATTGGCTCCAGCACCCGACAGGAGCCCCAGATACTGGAGAACCCCCTAACGTACGAAGACCACAGAATATCTGTGTCTCGCCCACCCGTGACCTCTACCCACAACCCCGTCTCTGTGTATCCCGACACCAGATCTTCAGTCGTGTCCCACCCTTAA